In Sporosarcina psychrophila, a genomic segment contains:
- a CDS encoding YutD family protein, which translates to MIILENWQFDILTDYREGFNEEALLARYSDVLLKYDYILGDWGYGQLRLKGFFEDTNQKATYETKISTLQDYLYEYCNFGCAYFVLKKSGRVKLEAETPETPEVSE; encoded by the coding sequence TTGATAATTTTAGAAAACTGGCAATTTGATATACTGACAGACTACCGTGAGGGATTTAATGAAGAGGCTTTGCTTGCAAGATACAGTGATGTTCTCCTCAAATACGACTACATACTTGGGGACTGGGGATACGGACAACTCCGTTTAAAAGGGTTTTTCGAAGATACAAACCAGAAAGCAACGTATGAAACAAAAATCAGCACCTTACAGGATTATCTTTACGAATACTGTAATTTTGGCTGTGCCTATTTTGTATTGAAAAAATCAGGCCGGGTTAAACTGGAAGCAGAGACTCCCGAAACTCCTGAAGTATCTGAATAA
- a CDS encoding DUF86 domain-containing protein produces the protein MYFVDRNQISESLNHMEVLLELYRNEKEWQKDIIHSLALERIANVLIESIIDVGNSMIDGFIMRDPGSYEDIIDIMEDERVITSEIAGPLKVVIELRKMIVREFTKVDVGMIIEVLNASMDELLEFPKKVRHYLENELGPVSAFLPEEK, from the coding sequence ATGTATTTTGTTGACCGAAACCAAATCAGTGAATCGCTAAATCATATGGAAGTTTTACTTGAATTGTACAGAAATGAAAAAGAGTGGCAGAAGGATATTATCCATTCACTTGCGCTTGAACGGATAGCGAATGTACTTATCGAGTCGATTATTGACGTCGGAAATTCGATGATTGACGGTTTTATCATGCGTGACCCAGGGAGTTACGAAGATATTATTGACATAATGGAAGACGAGCGTGTTATCACTTCCGAAATAGCAGGACCGTTAAAAGTGGTAATTGAACTTAGAAAAATGATTGTGCGTGAGTTCACTAAGGTAGACGTTGGGATGATAATCGAAGTATTGAATGCCTCAATGGATGAACTCCTTGAGTTTCCAAAAAAAGTGCGTCATTATCTTGAAAATGAGCTTGGTCCAGTATCTGCCTTCTTACCGGAAGAGAAATGA
- a CDS encoding TIGR01457 family HAD-type hydrolase, producing the protein MDKYKAICLDLDGTVYRGTEPISEAVSFIGNMQQNGIDPYFITNNSSMTRVQLREKLASFGIIADSDRIMTSAIAAAKYCKENYSGASVMMIGEKGLEEALASEGIAITATNPDVVIMGIDRSITYAKLADACLALRGGAHFIATNSDKAFPTERGLVPGNGSFVTLMESATGVLPLFVGKPEPHMLEFIQVENGFRKEEMVMIGDNYDTDIQAGIRFGIDTIHVAGGVTSPKEVLLKSQQPTYSYQTLLDWII; encoded by the coding sequence ATGGATAAATACAAAGCAATCTGTCTTGATTTAGATGGAACTGTTTACCGCGGGACTGAACCGATTTCGGAAGCGGTCTCTTTCATTGGAAATATGCAACAAAATGGAATCGATCCCTATTTCATCACAAATAATTCTTCGATGACACGTGTGCAGCTTCGGGAGAAACTGGCATCATTCGGAATAATCGCAGATTCTGACCGCATCATGACATCTGCGATTGCTGCCGCAAAGTACTGTAAAGAAAATTATAGCGGTGCATCTGTTATGATGATTGGTGAAAAAGGGTTGGAAGAAGCATTAGCGTCTGAAGGGATAGCAATCACAGCAACGAATCCCGATGTTGTTATCATGGGGATTGACCGAAGTATAACGTATGCGAAATTGGCGGATGCTTGTCTGGCGTTACGGGGAGGCGCGCATTTCATTGCAACAAACAGTGATAAAGCATTTCCCACGGAAAGAGGACTTGTTCCGGGGAATGGATCGTTTGTCACCTTAATGGAAAGTGCAACTGGGGTATTGCCGCTATTTGTTGGGAAACCTGAGCCGCATATGCTTGAATTCATTCAGGTAGAAAACGGCTTTCGAAAAGAAGAGATGGTTATGATTGGTGATAACTACGATACGGATATACAAGCGGGAATTCGTTTTGGCATTGATACAATACATGTTGCAGGAGGCGTCACTTCGCCAAAAGAAGTACTCTTGAAATCGCAGCAACCGACTTATTCGTACCAGACATTACTTGATTGGATAATATAA
- a CDS encoding YuzB family protein, with amino-acid sequence MNPIVEFCMSNIANYSQETFEKLEKDPNLDVLEYGCLSYCTKCSESLYAIVNGEIVEADTNDELTERIYQYIEDNPLF; translated from the coding sequence GTGAATCCGATTGTCGAATTTTGCATGAGTAATATCGCAAACTATTCACAAGAAACATTTGAAAAATTGGAGAAAGATCCAAATCTTGATGTTCTTGAGTATGGTTGTTTAAGTTACTGTACAAAATGTTCAGAATCGCTGTATGCAATCGTCAATGGTGAAATCGTCGAAGCAGATACAAACGACGAGCTGACCGAGCGCATCTATCAATATATAGAAGACAATCCGCTCTTTTGA
- a CDS encoding NAD(P)/FAD-dependent oxidoreductase, with translation MRKLVLLGAGYGNMRILLRLLTKELPSDVEITLVDRTPFHSLKTEFYALASGTVSDSVVRVPLPEHDRLKVVGGEIIEIRPDEKCVYLDDGVQIMYDELVIGLGCEDNYHDVPGAAEYTYSIQTIGKSRITYEKLLGLGSGATIGIVGAGLSGIELASELRESRPDLNIKLFDRGPRILRDFPERLSNYVKGWFDEHNVDVVASSNITKVEPTTLFNHEETIAVDAVVWTAGIRPVAPVEKIDTEKDGSGRVVLNKYHQLPEFNDVYIVGDCAALPYAPSAQVAEEQAEQIVRILRNVWNNEPLPETMPEIKLKGFLGSLGKKQGFAYLADRTVTGRIARLLKSGVLWMYKWHNG, from the coding sequence ATGAGAAAACTTGTATTATTAGGTGCCGGATATGGGAATATGCGCATTTTACTACGTTTATTGACAAAAGAATTGCCGAGTGATGTCGAAATAACGCTTGTCGATCGGACTCCGTTTCATAGTTTGAAGACGGAATTTTATGCGCTTGCATCTGGAACTGTATCGGACTCAGTCGTGCGTGTTCCACTTCCGGAACATGATAGGCTGAAAGTTGTTGGCGGAGAAATTATAGAAATCAGGCCGGATGAGAAGTGCGTCTATCTTGATGATGGCGTGCAAATCATGTATGACGAATTGGTAATTGGGCTTGGCTGTGAAGATAACTATCATGACGTACCAGGAGCGGCAGAGTACACGTATAGTATTCAGACGATTGGTAAATCCAGGATTACGTACGAAAAACTTCTTGGTCTTGGTAGTGGTGCAACGATTGGTATTGTTGGAGCCGGCTTAAGTGGGATCGAACTTGCAAGTGAACTCCGGGAAAGTAGACCCGATTTGAACATTAAGCTGTTCGATCGCGGCCCACGGATTTTGAGGGACTTCCCTGAGAGACTTAGTAATTATGTTAAAGGGTGGTTTGACGAACATAATGTAGACGTCGTTGCGAGTTCTAACATTACAAAAGTGGAACCGACGACCCTGTTTAACCACGAAGAAACAATCGCGGTTGATGCGGTTGTCTGGACAGCTGGGATTCGCCCGGTTGCACCTGTGGAAAAAATTGATACGGAAAAAGACGGATCAGGTCGGGTTGTACTGAACAAGTATCATCAGTTGCCTGAATTTAACGATGTCTATATCGTAGGAGACTGTGCGGCGCTTCCTTATGCTCCAAGTGCGCAAGTAGCTGAGGAACAGGCGGAACAGATTGTACGCATATTACGTAACGTTTGGAACAACGAACCACTTCCGGAAACTATGCCGGAAATCAAGCTGAAAGGGTTCCTCGGATCCCTTGGTAAGAAGCAAGGATTTGCATACCTTGCTGACCGTACTGTAACAGGCCGTATTGCACGATTGTTGAAGTCTGGTGTGCTCTGGATGTACAAATGGCATAATGGTTGA
- a CDS encoding YuzD family protein, producing MSITTTIIEIYGADIICASCVNSPSSKDTYEWLQAAIDRKYPNQPYDITYIDIESTVSDDKHKKIVQQIQDDEFFYPLVMINDEMIGEGYIQLKPVFAALEKNGYIAES from the coding sequence ATGAGTATCACTACTACAATCATTGAAATTTATGGTGCAGATATCATCTGTGCAAGCTGTGTCAATTCACCTTCATCCAAAGACACATACGAATGGCTTCAAGCTGCTATCGATAGAAAGTACCCGAATCAGCCATACGATATCACTTACATTGATATCGAGTCTACTGTTTCCGACGACAAACACAAAAAAATTGTCCAGCAAATACAGGACGATGAGTTCTTCTATCCGCTAGTCATGATCAACGACGAAATGATTGGTGAAGGCTATATTCAATTAAAACCGGTATTTGCTGCGCTTGAAAAGAACGGCTATATAGCTGAATCTTAA
- a CDS encoding NifU family protein: protein MTDTSLTEPVQEVLDKLRPFLLRDGGDCELVDIEDGIVKLRLLGACGTCPSSTITLKAGIERALLEEVPGVVEVEQVF from the coding sequence ATGACAGATACATCGTTAACTGAACCAGTACAAGAAGTATTAGATAAATTACGTCCATTCCTCCTACGTGATGGGGGAGACTGTGAACTTGTGGATATCGAGGATGGCATCGTGAAACTTCGCCTTCTTGGTGCTTGCGGTACATGCCCAAGCTCGACGATTACACTAAAAGCAGGGATCGAACGAGCACTTTTGGAAGAAGTTCCAGGTGTCGTTGAGGTAGAACAAGTATTTTGA
- a CDS encoding DUF2225 domain-containing protein, whose protein sequence is MEISPFYDKKVACIYCKQNFTTTKIRSRFIRVSSHESDFKPVYSNPEVNPIFYNVAVCPHCGFSSTDDFSSYFAPGTEEDIAARITSHWNGRSFSAARDINEAIETYKLAYLSAMFKKENVLTLAGLTLRIAWLYRDKGAEVEEQRFLTIARNFYTTAFSEGDFTGTQMSETRVLYLIAELSWKIGDENEAIKSFSRILERQRTSSEPKLIEMTKERWQDIRAIK, encoded by the coding sequence ATGGAAATCAGCCCTTTTTATGATAAAAAAGTTGCATGCATTTATTGTAAGCAAAACTTCACTACCACAAAAATTCGCTCAAGATTCATTCGGGTTTCATCCCACGAAAGTGACTTCAAACCTGTCTACTCAAATCCAGAGGTAAATCCAATCTTTTATAACGTTGCAGTCTGCCCTCACTGTGGCTTCTCTTCTACCGATGATTTTTCCTCTTATTTTGCTCCTGGCACAGAAGAAGACATAGCTGCACGAATCACATCTCACTGGAATGGCCGATCTTTCAGTGCAGCACGTGATATCAATGAAGCCATTGAAACTTATAAGCTTGCCTATTTAAGCGCCATGTTCAAAAAGGAAAATGTTCTTACACTGGCAGGACTTACCTTACGAATTGCTTGGTTATATCGTGATAAAGGAGCGGAGGTAGAAGAACAACGTTTTCTAACAATCGCACGAAATTTCTATACTACAGCATTTTCAGAAGGAGATTTCACTGGAACCCAAATGTCAGAAACAAGGGTATTGTATTTGATTGCAGAATTATCTTGGAAAATCGGTGATGAGAATGAGGCAATAAAAAGCTTTTCGCGCATTCTAGAACGCCAACGCACATCCTCTGAACCGAAGCTCATCGAGATGACAAAAGAACGATGGCAAGATATTCGGGCAATAAAATAG
- a CDS encoding HesB/IscA family protein, whose protein sequence is MTQVVEVTKAAAIHVREMMRHNEEEGSFLRVAVNGGGCSGLTYGMGFETEKSPDDLLLEQHGLQILVSSEDAGVLEGTQVDYKESLMGGGFTINNPNAIASCGCGTSFRTAKKEGTPADC, encoded by the coding sequence ATGACACAAGTTGTTGAGGTTACTAAAGCTGCAGCAATTCATGTAAGAGAAATGATGCGTCATAATGAGGAAGAAGGGTCATTCCTGCGTGTCGCTGTGAACGGCGGAGGATGTAGTGGTTTGACATACGGAATGGGTTTTGAAACTGAAAAGTCACCGGATGATCTTCTGCTTGAACAGCATGGTTTACAAATTCTCGTTTCTAGTGAAGATGCCGGCGTTCTTGAAGGCACACAAGTCGATTATAAAGAGTCCCTTATGGGGGGCGGATTTACCATAAATAATCCCAATGCAATTGCTTCTTGCGGTTGTGGAACATCATTCAGAACAGCTAAGAAAGAAGGAACTCCAGCGGACTGCTGA
- a CDS encoding NAD(P)/FAD-dependent oxidoreductase — protein MKRPTILVLGAGYGGLTTVVNLQKSLGADDADIVLINKNEYHYESTWLHEAAAGTMSPESVRYDIKDVINSNKVKFVQAEVQAIDVTGKVVTTNVGTHTYDYLVISLGFEGETFGIPGLDKYAFSIANVKAARQIREHIEYQFATWSTEEVKDDSRLTIIVGGAGFTGIEFLGELGNRVPELCKEFDVPQEKVRVLCVEAAPMVLPGFDPELVDYAVKHLNSKGIEFSIGTPVVEATPEGVNIKKGEDVFEFVKAGTVVWAAGVRGNRLIEETGIENMRARVKVDKDLRAPGHSDVFIVGDCALMINEAVNRPFPPTAQIAMQQGDMCANNIIALMKGEPTSDFTPDLKGSVCSLGDSDAIGVVFGKKVTGTKASFMKKMIDNRALFMIGGVGLTLKKGKFNLLK, from the coding sequence GTGAAAAGACCGACAATTTTAGTATTAGGCGCGGGTTATGGCGGTTTAACAACAGTTGTTAACTTGCAAAAATCTCTTGGAGCAGACGATGCAGATATCGTTCTTATAAACAAAAATGAGTATCACTATGAATCGACATGGCTTCATGAAGCAGCTGCAGGAACAATGTCTCCTGAATCAGTGCGTTATGATATCAAAGATGTTATTAACAGTAATAAAGTAAAATTCGTCCAAGCTGAAGTTCAAGCAATCGACGTTACTGGGAAAGTCGTAACGACAAATGTTGGTACACATACATACGATTACCTTGTTATCTCACTTGGTTTTGAAGGCGAAACATTTGGTATTCCAGGTCTTGATAAATATGCATTTTCTATTGCCAACGTTAAAGCAGCACGTCAAATTCGCGAACATATCGAATATCAATTTGCGACTTGGTCAACTGAAGAAGTTAAAGACGATAGCCGTCTGACAATTATCGTTGGAGGAGCGGGCTTCACAGGCATCGAGTTCCTTGGCGAGCTTGGTAACCGTGTACCTGAACTTTGCAAAGAGTTCGACGTTCCACAAGAAAAGGTACGCGTACTATGCGTAGAAGCAGCGCCAATGGTTCTTCCAGGATTTGACCCTGAGCTTGTAGATTATGCTGTTAAGCATTTGAACTCTAAAGGAATCGAATTCTCGATTGGTACGCCAGTTGTAGAAGCTACTCCTGAAGGCGTTAATATTAAAAAAGGCGAAGACGTATTTGAATTCGTCAAAGCTGGCACAGTCGTTTGGGCTGCAGGTGTCCGTGGTAACCGTCTAATCGAAGAAACGGGTATCGAAAACATGCGTGCTCGTGTCAAAGTAGACAAAGATCTTCGTGCACCGGGTCATTCCGATGTATTCATCGTTGGAGACTGCGCACTTATGATTAACGAAGCAGTGAACCGTCCATTCCCACCTACTGCACAAATTGCTATGCAACAAGGTGACATGTGTGCGAATAACATCATCGCACTTATGAAAGGTGAACCAACTTCTGACTTTACACCTGATTTAAAAGGTAGCGTTTGTTCACTTGGAGATAGCGATGCAATTGGTGTCGTATTCGGTAAAAAAGTAACGGGTACTAAAGCTTCATTCATGAAGAAAATGATTGATAATCGTGCGCTCTTCATGATTGGCGGAGTAGGTCTTACACTGAAAAAAGGTAAATTCAACTTACTTAAATAA
- a CDS encoding NUDIX domain-containing protein, which yields MSRKMRGNVWLGAAGLVVNSEGQWLVVRKNYGGLKGLWSIPAGFVDGDETADCAAIREVKEETGVVCQLEGMIGFRTGVLNGEVSDNMAIFLLTPTTKGQILIPELREISEVAWKSPFDLKEDKDVSVMIHEIAEKVIESGFDEIENINPGDQFGYTSYKLFFKK from the coding sequence ATGTCACGAAAAATGCGAGGTAATGTATGGCTTGGCGCGGCAGGGCTTGTTGTGAATAGCGAAGGACAGTGGCTTGTTGTTAGGAAAAACTACGGTGGTTTAAAAGGTTTATGGTCCATACCGGCAGGATTTGTTGATGGTGATGAAACTGCAGATTGCGCAGCGATTCGTGAAGTAAAGGAAGAAACAGGTGTTGTCTGTCAGCTCGAAGGAATGATTGGGTTTCGTACAGGCGTATTGAATGGAGAGGTGAGCGACAACATGGCCATATTCTTGTTGACGCCTACTACTAAAGGACAGATTTTAATTCCGGAGTTGAGAGAGATTTCAGAAGTCGCATGGAAGAGTCCATTCGATTTAAAGGAAGATAAGGACGTCTCTGTGATGATTCATGAAATTGCGGAAAAGGTGATCGAATCAGGGTTTGATGAAATTGAAAATATCAACCCGGGCGATCAATTCGGTTATACTTCTTATAAACTATTTTTCAAAAAGTGA
- a CDS encoding YuiB family protein — translation MGTISLTHVVLSIMIFIVMFFGIGFLLNMLLRMTWLMAIIYPIVVILIIDEVRVYEYVTKPKYAFQLLGDKAMALHTADILILASGLVGAIISGFVIKLLRKQGYQMF, via the coding sequence TTGGGAACGATTTCATTAACGCACGTCGTTTTATCTATAATGATTTTCATAGTAATGTTTTTTGGAATAGGATTCTTATTGAATATGCTTCTTCGAATGACATGGTTGATGGCCATCATTTATCCAATTGTCGTCATACTAATTATTGATGAAGTACGTGTATATGAATATGTCACGAAACCGAAATACGCGTTCCAGCTTCTTGGTGACAAAGCTATGGCACTCCATACAGCTGATATCCTCATTTTAGCAAGTGGACTTGTCGGAGCGATTATTTCAGGTTTTGTTATTAAGTTATTAAGAAAACAAGGTTACCAAATGTTTTAA
- a CDS encoding divergent PAP2 family protein, with translation MALLQNTPLIAALFGIIFAQFVKIPIHYFLEGKLDWKLITSTGGMPSSHSAAVTSLTTAIAYEEGLDSPMFAVSAIFAVIVMFDATGIRYQAGQQALIINQMRVDFQTFVQEAKGWQQKDGQQKIQELKTLLGHKPSEVFAGAVTGILISVIIYSFII, from the coding sequence ATGGCCTTATTACAAAATACCCCGTTAATTGCGGCATTATTCGGTATTATCTTTGCTCAATTCGTCAAAATCCCGATTCATTATTTCCTGGAAGGTAAACTTGACTGGAAATTAATTACTTCAACAGGAGGGATGCCCAGCTCTCATTCGGCTGCAGTTACATCATTGACGACTGCAATCGCTTATGAAGAGGGATTAGATTCACCTATGTTTGCCGTGTCTGCCATCTTTGCTGTCATCGTCATGTTTGATGCAACGGGAATTCGTTACCAGGCAGGACAACAAGCACTGATTATCAATCAAATGCGAGTAGACTTCCAAACGTTCGTTCAAGAAGCAAAAGGCTGGCAGCAGAAAGATGGACAACAAAAAATTCAAGAGTTAAAAACGTTGCTAGGTCACAAACCAAGTGAAGTGTTTGCAGGAGCTGTAACTGGTATCCTTATCTCTGTTATTATCTATTCATTCATTATCTAA
- a CDS encoding leucyl aminopeptidase — translation MKTIILEPNFDNVEAEVLVIGVPEHPENITGWDGFVSSFSSRLPEWVKSGDVKTEFKSIVKMPSVETGGYKRVIFIGLGLHKELTEDRLRQVFAAVGKELASMKAASAAIWTAPFTNDKLTCEDVVFAATEGIGLGMYKFEGYRTDSNERDVALETLSFLSSFDEDELKAAFEVGKVHAYAVNEARNLVNMPPNILTATKMADYAREVAEKYDFEIEVLGKKEMEELGMGAILAVNKGSVEEPKLIVMKYAATEKWEDVIGLVGKGITYDTGGYSLKTKDGMVGMKGDMGGAAAVLGAMTIIGELRPAKNVIAVIASTDNMVSGDAFKPDDVITSLSGKTIEVLNTDAEGRLVLADAVTYAKQAGADCLIDVATLTGGVIVALGMDKTGALTNDEEFFEEFMQASMETDEFVWRLPLTENDKKRLRKSDVADLNNSPGRDGHMIFGGGFVGEFVGDTPWIHLDIAGTSDAVAAHDLGPKGATGVMVRTLATLVERLAETDREV, via the coding sequence ATGAAAACAATAATATTGGAACCGAATTTTGATAATGTAGAAGCAGAAGTACTTGTAATTGGTGTACCCGAACATCCGGAAAATATAACAGGCTGGGACGGCTTCGTCAGTTCATTCAGTTCCCGTTTACCAGAATGGGTTAAATCTGGAGATGTTAAAACTGAGTTCAAAAGTATTGTTAAAATGCCATCCGTAGAAACTGGAGGCTACAAGCGTGTAATATTTATCGGGCTTGGTTTGCATAAGGAATTGACGGAGGATCGTTTGCGTCAAGTATTTGCGGCGGTCGGAAAAGAGCTTGCAAGCATGAAAGCGGCCTCTGCCGCTATTTGGACGGCTCCATTCACGAATGACAAGTTAACGTGTGAGGATGTTGTTTTTGCGGCAACGGAGGGTATTGGACTTGGCATGTACAAGTTTGAAGGATACCGCACGGATTCAAATGAACGCGATGTTGCACTTGAAACGTTGTCATTCTTATCTTCATTTGATGAAGATGAGCTGAAAGCGGCCTTTGAAGTAGGGAAAGTACATGCATACGCGGTTAATGAAGCACGAAATCTAGTTAATATGCCGCCTAATATATTAACGGCGACTAAAATGGCTGACTATGCACGTGAAGTCGCTGAAAAATATGATTTTGAAATTGAGGTACTTGGTAAGAAAGAAATGGAAGAACTCGGTATGGGCGCTATTCTAGCAGTCAATAAAGGTTCAGTGGAAGAGCCTAAGTTAATCGTCATGAAGTATGCTGCAACTGAAAAATGGGAAGATGTTATCGGTCTTGTTGGCAAAGGAATTACCTATGATACAGGCGGCTATTCATTGAAAACGAAAGACGGAATGGTTGGTATGAAAGGTGATATGGGCGGTGCGGCTGCAGTCCTAGGGGCAATGACAATCATAGGAGAGCTGCGTCCTGCGAAAAATGTCATCGCTGTGATCGCGTCAACGGACAATATGGTTTCCGGGGATGCTTTTAAACCAGATGATGTTATCACATCACTTAGTGGGAAGACGATAGAGGTGCTCAATACAGACGCTGAAGGACGTCTTGTTCTTGCAGATGCGGTTACATACGCTAAGCAGGCAGGCGCAGACTGTCTGATTGACGTTGCGACACTGACAGGCGGCGTTATCGTCGCGCTTGGTATGGACAAGACAGGGGCGCTTACAAATGATGAAGAATTCTTCGAAGAGTTCATGCAGGCATCCATGGAAACGGATGAATTCGTCTGGAGACTTCCGTTAACGGAAAACGATAAGAAAAGACTACGTAAAAGTGATGTGGCAGACCTGAATAACTCGCCAGGAAGAGACGGACATATGATCTTTGGCGGTGGATTTGTAGGGGAGTTTGTTGGCGACACGCCTTGGATACATCTTGACATTGCGGGGACATCGGATGCGGTTGCTGCACATGATTTAGGGCCTAAAGGTGCAACTGGAGTCATGGTACGGACGCTAGCGACGCTTGTTGAACGGCTAGCCGAAACCGATAGAGAAGTGTAA
- a CDS encoding nuclease-related domain-containing protein has protein sequence MGNFISKSRKEPLQLEGLYAAISRLPLSHRTLPILETAYASRKAGFGGEQQLDKVFENYSFPMKYCVLHDVSLVSSTPFQIDTLFVTPSYAVIFEVKNISGELKIINNPPQLIRVLNNGEVKGFNSPITQVENNCTLLQDWFHSRNITLPVYSAIVLAYSKQRVELFDTKTPFLFPNAVPNFIRNLPIVPPLLDEETFSALTSDLVKSHREYIPTPICLTYPEIKNKILTGVACPSCNFLGMQKYMKGWRCTACGRTSSDAHKQAIRDWFLLYGGKMKNKDCRTFLHIERQSATRILQGMNLRLEGANRNRTYSMFFK, from the coding sequence ATGGGGAATTTCATAAGCAAATCAAGAAAAGAACCATTGCAACTAGAAGGGCTATATGCTGCAATCAGTCGCTTGCCACTGAGTCATAGAACGTTACCAATTTTAGAAACAGCATATGCTTCAAGGAAAGCTGGTTTTGGTGGAGAGCAACAATTAGACAAGGTTTTTGAAAATTACTCTTTTCCAATGAAATACTGCGTTTTGCATGATGTATCACTAGTGTCCAGTACTCCTTTTCAAATCGACACGCTGTTCGTTACCCCATCGTATGCGGTTATATTTGAAGTGAAGAACATCTCAGGTGAACTTAAAATAATTAACAATCCACCGCAATTAATCCGAGTGCTCAACAATGGGGAAGTAAAGGGATTTAATAGCCCCATTACGCAAGTCGAGAATAATTGCACCTTATTGCAAGACTGGTTTCACTCTCGAAATATTACATTGCCTGTTTATAGTGCAATCGTATTAGCTTATTCCAAACAACGTGTTGAACTGTTTGATACGAAAACCCCGTTTCTTTTCCCTAATGCCGTTCCGAACTTCATACGTAATTTACCGATAGTTCCCCCACTATTGGATGAAGAAACATTCTCGGCGCTGACAAGTGACCTTGTCAAAAGTCATCGTGAATACATCCCGACCCCTATTTGTTTGACCTACCCTGAGATAAAGAACAAGATCCTGACTGGCGTTGCATGTCCGTCCTGCAACTTTTTAGGCATGCAGAAGTACATGAAGGGATGGCGTTGTACGGCATGTGGAAGGACAAGCTCCGACGCACATAAGCAAGCAATCCGAGATTGGTTCCTTTTATATGGTGGAAAGATGAAAAATAAAGATTGCCGTACATTTTTGCACATTGAGCGTCAAAGTGCCACTCGAATTTTGCAGGGTATGAATTTACGACTAGAAGGTGCTAATCGAAACAGAACCTATTCAATGTTCTTTAAATAG
- the mnhG gene encoding monovalent cation/H(+) antiporter subunit G yields the protein MIVLANSLIVLTIVVGIVFTIVTVIGIIRLPDVYTRAHAASKSATLGVLSILLGVFFHFWLKEGHFSIQLLLAIAFLFITSPIGGHLMSRAAYISGVKPTELTVGDDLAEVIKQAKLKNPPTHQKED from the coding sequence GTGATCGTACTAGCTAATAGCCTCATCGTCCTTACAATCGTCGTTGGCATCGTTTTCACTATCGTAACCGTCATTGGCATCATTCGTTTACCGGACGTCTATACGAGGGCGCATGCCGCTTCTAAGAGTGCAACTTTGGGTGTGCTTAGTATTCTGCTAGGTGTGTTTTTTCACTTTTGGTTGAAGGAAGGCCATTTTAGTATTCAACTTCTACTGGCAATTGCATTTCTGTTCATTACCTCTCCGATTGGCGGACATCTTATGAGCCGCGCAGCTTATATATCGGGCGTCAAACCGACAGAACTAACTGTTGGTGATGATCTTGCAGAAGTTATCAAGCAAGCTAAACTAAAGAATCCTCCAACTCATCAGAAGGAAGACTAA
- a CDS encoding Na(+)/H(+) antiporter subunit F1, translating to MTTFIWVCLILVLLSIAGMLYRVFRGPSIPDRLVALDGIGVMLISAIALLSVIFDTGFFMEVILLIAIMSFIGTVSFSKFIEKGEIIERDRTS from the coding sequence ATGACGACATTCATATGGGTTTGTCTAATCCTTGTCCTGCTGTCGATTGCCGGTATGTTGTACCGTGTGTTCCGCGGTCCTTCTATTCCGGATCGGCTCGTCGCACTGGATGGGATTGGTGTCATGCTTATTTCAGCAATCGCTCTACTATCAGTCATCTTCGATACCGGATTTTTCATGGAAGTCATCTTGCTTATTGCGATTATGTCATTCATTGGAACCGTATCATTCTCAAAATTCATTGAGAAAGGAGAGATAATCGAACGTGATCGTACTAGCTAA